From the genome of Pararhizobium sp. A13, one region includes:
- a CDS encoding GMC family oxidoreductase, which translates to MASETSFDAVIVGAGVAGALIAKRLTKANMRVLLLEAGSDTTRSFKGYTEHLEHFYAANSKGPESPWPPAVAAPQPDTADLRLNNGYFVQRGPNLYGSSYTRLRGGSTLHWLGVSLRMLPEDFRMRSLHGVGRDWPLDYATLAPYYEQAEHEIGVSADVTEQHYLGLTFSEGYDYPMRRVPLSFSDRVLAAAVDGMEVRLKDEPFRLKIRSYPAARNSVPRKSYRPHGAVDIQTAGALGSGYLGERCEGNTSCTPICPVQAKYNAGKTLAQADPNRLTVLAQAVASKIHVDPASGEVKGVEYQRYDDPNSPNSTTHVAKARIYVLAAHAVENAKLMLASGLGGPRGQVGKTLMDHPTLYAWGLAPFPIGAYRGPQSTAGIEELRGGAFRSRHAAFRFDVGNDGWRASTGAPDTAVSQAVMTGGLHGSALREQLEATLSRHVRFSLAVEQLPDPANSVSIDPRYRDPLGNPRPVIDYRIDDYTLAGMAAAATVAQAVFHRAGITDCTDPDKGSWFPTVNYQDRVFHYHGMGHFAGTHAMGVDPGVSVVDADQRAWEHRNLFMVGSGSFPTLGTSNPTLTLSALALRTADRLIATFAH; encoded by the coding sequence ATGGCGAGCGAGACGTCCTTTGATGCGGTGATCGTCGGTGCCGGCGTTGCCGGTGCCCTGATTGCAAAACGCCTGACGAAAGCCAACATGCGCGTGCTGCTGCTTGAGGCTGGATCCGACACGACGCGTAGCTTCAAGGGTTACACGGAGCATCTGGAGCATTTCTACGCCGCCAACAGCAAAGGGCCGGAATCTCCATGGCCGCCGGCGGTCGCCGCCCCGCAGCCTGACACCGCCGACTTGCGGTTGAACAACGGCTATTTCGTTCAGCGCGGCCCCAATCTCTATGGCAGCAGCTATACGCGGCTGCGGGGCGGGTCAACCCTGCACTGGCTTGGCGTGTCGCTGCGCATGCTGCCGGAGGATTTCCGTATGAGATCGCTACATGGCGTCGGCCGGGACTGGCCGCTCGATTATGCAACGCTCGCCCCCTACTACGAGCAGGCGGAGCACGAGATCGGCGTTTCCGCGGACGTCACCGAACAACACTATCTCGGGCTGACCTTCTCTGAGGGGTATGATTACCCAATGCGGCGTGTGCCACTCAGCTTCTCGGATCGGGTGCTCGCCGCAGCCGTCGACGGCATGGAGGTCCGGCTCAAGGACGAGCCTTTCCGGCTCAAGATCCGCAGCTATCCGGCCGCCCGAAATTCGGTCCCGCGCAAGTCCTATCGACCCCACGGTGCCGTCGATATCCAGACCGCCGGCGCGTTGGGTTCCGGCTATCTCGGAGAGCGCTGCGAGGGCAATACGTCCTGCACGCCGATCTGTCCGGTGCAGGCAAAGTACAATGCTGGCAAGACCTTGGCCCAGGCGGACCCGAACCGGCTGACCGTTCTTGCTCAAGCTGTCGCCTCGAAAATCCATGTTGATCCGGCAAGCGGTGAGGTGAAGGGGGTTGAATATCAACGCTACGACGATCCGAACTCGCCCAATTCCACGACGCATGTCGCAAAGGCCCGCATTTATGTTCTGGCGGCGCACGCCGTGGAAAACGCCAAGCTCATGCTGGCCTCGGGGCTCGGTGGGCCGCGCGGCCAGGTCGGCAAGACCCTCATGGACCATCCGACGCTCTACGCCTGGGGGCTGGCGCCCTTTCCAATCGGCGCCTATCGGGGTCCTCAGTCGACGGCCGGCATCGAGGAACTGAGGGGCGGTGCTTTTCGCTCAAGACATGCGGCATTCCGCTTTGACGTCGGCAATGACGGCTGGCGGGCGAGCACGGGCGCGCCTGACACGGCCGTGTCTCAAGCCGTGATGACGGGCGGCCTCCATGGCTCGGCACTGCGCGAGCAGCTCGAGGCGACCTTGTCACGCCATGTCCGCTTTTCTCTGGCGGTCGAACAGCTTCCGGATCCTGCCAACAGTGTCAGCATCGACCCGCGCTATCGCGATCCCCTGGGCAACCCGCGCCCCGTGATCGATTACAGGATCGATGACTACACACTTGCCGGAATGGCGGCGGCGGCAACCGTCGCTCAAGCCGTCTTTCACCGGGCCGGCATAACGGATTGCACCGACCCGGACAAAGGGAGCTGGTTTCCAACGGTCAACTATCAGGACCGTGTCTTCCATTACCACGGAATGGGGCATTTCGCCGGCACGCATGCCATGGGTGTGGATCCGGGAGTATCTGTCGTCGATGCGGACCAGCGCGCGTGGGAGCACAGGAATCTGTTCATGGTCGGCTCCGGCAGCTTTCCCACTCTGGGCACATCCAATCCGACGCTGACCCTGTCGGCGTTGGCATTGCGGACGGCGGATCGGTTGATCGCGACCTTCGCACACTGA
- a CDS encoding glycoside hydrolase family 15 protein, with amino-acid sequence MNKTDTTHVRAALPLALGRQHPKPAYQQTDLPALANYLLLLILRNVTSDGYVIEDPVDPGQYSAPGCVIAAPSFPANTPGVDQDYVFNWVRDAAITAIEIAAARLPAASGGGVPMLTDYVTFAQLCQTNAHPTLGHACFTVAGQSRPWTEQNDGPAIQTIALLRAFPQLDAATQAIAKQVIETNVTYLVGVYQQPTTNLWEEHEGLSFFARSVQLRCFREVDANVYGIVVPPETTAAIAWLENALQDHWNGSCYVTMLAPGAGPGISVVPAEFGYDPNIDIVSASIYGAVPATDTKLLATAARLRGQWAEPGSPVFYPINAADQTRGIGPLMGRYPGDVYDGDVTHPVRGGHPWALCTCNFAELYYRLANDIDQARTVPFDSLSQDFFAQVGVTSATSAGDAAAALRSAGDAMLRAVIYHSDHYELSEQFDGTSGYEKSVRNLTWSYASFLSAVRARTSQNPLPGKEAGKPVRKSGAKQ; translated from the coding sequence ATGAACAAGACCGACACCACCCACGTTCGGGCGGCGCTTCCGCTTGCCCTGGGCCGGCAACATCCGAAGCCGGCCTACCAGCAAACCGACCTGCCGGCGCTCGCCAACTACCTGCTGCTGCTGATACTGCGCAACGTCACCAGCGACGGCTATGTCATCGAGGATCCGGTCGATCCTGGACAGTATTCCGCTCCGGGATGCGTCATCGCCGCCCCGTCCTTCCCCGCCAATACGCCGGGCGTGGACCAGGACTATGTCTTCAACTGGGTTCGCGACGCGGCGATCACTGCCATTGAGATCGCGGCCGCCCGCCTGCCCGCAGCGTCTGGCGGCGGCGTCCCGATGCTGACTGACTACGTCACCTTCGCACAGCTCTGTCAAACAAATGCCCATCCCACCCTCGGGCATGCATGCTTTACCGTCGCCGGGCAATCGCGCCCCTGGACCGAGCAGAATGATGGGCCGGCCATTCAGACCATCGCTCTCCTGCGGGCTTTTCCGCAGTTGGACGCGGCAACCCAGGCCATTGCCAAGCAGGTCATCGAAACAAACGTGACCTATCTCGTTGGCGTCTACCAGCAGCCCACCACCAATCTGTGGGAGGAACATGAAGGCCTTTCCTTCTTCGCGCGCTCGGTCCAGCTGCGCTGTTTCCGGGAAGTCGACGCCAACGTCTATGGCATTGTCGTGCCCCCTGAGACAACGGCGGCAATTGCCTGGCTCGAGAACGCCCTTCAGGACCACTGGAACGGTTCCTGTTACGTGACGATGCTGGCACCGGGCGCCGGGCCTGGCATCTCCGTCGTCCCCGCCGAGTTTGGCTACGATCCGAACATCGACATTGTGTCGGCCAGCATCTACGGCGCGGTACCTGCAACCGACACCAAGTTGCTCGCAACCGCAGCCCGCCTGCGCGGGCAGTGGGCCGAGCCAGGCTCGCCGGTGTTCTATCCGATCAATGCAGCAGACCAGACACGCGGGATCGGCCCCTTGATGGGCCGCTACCCTGGCGACGTCTATGACGGCGACGTTACCCATCCGGTGCGCGGCGGGCATCCCTGGGCATTGTGCACGTGCAACTTCGCGGAACTTTACTATCGGCTCGCCAACGATATCGATCAGGCGCGAACCGTTCCGTTCGATAGCCTGTCTCAAGACTTTTTCGCGCAGGTCGGCGTGACGAGCGCCACATCCGCTGGCGATGCGGCCGCGGCCTTGCGAAGCGCTGGCGACGCCATGCTGCGTGCGGTGATCTATCACAGCGATCATTACGAACTCAGCGAGCAGTTTGACGGTACGTCCGGCTACGAAAAGAGTGTGCGCAATCTGACATGGAGCTACGCGTCGTTTCTGTCAGCCGTGCGTGCCAGAACCAGTCAGAACCCGCTGCCTGGCAAAGAAGCCGGCAAGCCTGTGCGAAAGTCGGGGGCCAAGCAATGA
- a CDS encoding lipocalin-like domain-containing protein, whose product MNHVQGSWRLLAWRRKTSEGGVVYPLGEKASGLLVYTSNGRMIVQMTAADRSPVETSDPLGGSAEERAAAYSTFLAYFGSYKVTDGEIIHSIEGSSFPNWSRTEQVRPYELNGDELVLRTPPTETGGVTVVNEISWIRDKGPAGA is encoded by the coding sequence ATGAATCATGTTCAAGGGTCGTGGCGCTTGTTGGCGTGGCGAAGGAAAACGAGCGAGGGGGGCGTCGTCTACCCGCTTGGTGAAAAAGCATCCGGTTTACTTGTCTACACGTCGAACGGCCGCATGATCGTGCAGATGACGGCCGCGGATCGTTCGCCCGTTGAAACCAGCGATCCGCTCGGTGGAAGCGCCGAAGAGCGCGCGGCTGCCTACTCTACCTTTCTCGCCTATTTCGGCAGCTACAAGGTTACTGACGGCGAGATCATACACAGCATCGAAGGCAGTTCATTTCCCAACTGGTCGCGCACCGAGCAGGTGCGCCCATACGAGCTCAATGGTGACGAGCTGGTGCTGCGTACGCCACCCACCGAAACCGGCGGCGTTACCGTCGTGAACGAAATTTCCTGGATCCGAGACAAGGGTCCGGCTGGCGCCTGA
- a CDS encoding calcium-binding protein, whose protein sequence is MTIFGETKSHAALWATSTNQRIIEWLSFIDPIGETIFGTENSDTLSVQADGAIVFGLDGDDDLSSAFNRTALIGGRGHDTLTTEAIVPLQGSEPVHGLAIQGGGAGNDTLDATVTLQGGDVTVQDRQLRAEVLLDGGSGNDVINAVANVVLPVFGDVTVKTHILGGAGNDIIDAVADARGTLNRNFAVNCVDGGSGDDNLTAQAETDFNGFSGTAINILKGGCGNDVLDASARGVSNATELVSNSLQGGRGNDVLHAFNQTDSNSRAPVGINRLWGNEGDDVLAATHSTDGENTITDVTNRLDGGKGDDRLTADSTALGGLVSALNQLKGGAGNDILSANLEADAHGGPSLPDLNLYDVANALNGGAGRDHLEAFLSVTAAAFVTDDSRAENRLNGGCGNDTLSATVATGSVGASFLKGDSGNDQLTVFGGSGNVLNGGNGKDTLTGGIGDDHLIGGNGADRFVFAPQNGHDTLDFEVDRDTIDLTAFAANGIHGFADLNIEVTGGSSIVHFDLNNDLTVVGVANLSASDFLFA, encoded by the coding sequence ATGACGATTTTCGGCGAAACGAAAAGTCACGCTGCGCTATGGGCAACGAGCACCAACCAGCGCATTATCGAGTGGCTTTCCTTCATTGATCCAATTGGCGAAACGATTTTTGGCACTGAGAACAGCGACACTCTCAGCGTACAGGCCGACGGCGCCATCGTCTTCGGGCTTGATGGTGATGATGATCTGAGCAGCGCGTTCAATCGAACGGCACTGATCGGTGGCAGAGGCCATGATACTCTGACCACCGAAGCCATCGTCCCATTACAAGGCAGCGAGCCGGTTCATGGGCTGGCAATCCAGGGCGGCGGCGCGGGCAACGATACACTGGATGCGACAGTGACGCTTCAGGGCGGAGACGTGACGGTTCAGGACAGACAATTGCGCGCAGAGGTTTTGCTTGACGGCGGCAGCGGCAACGACGTCATCAACGCCGTGGCGAATGTGGTGCTGCCGGTATTTGGCGATGTGACCGTAAAAACTCACATTCTCGGTGGCGCCGGCAACGACATCATTGATGCCGTCGCGGACGCTCGAGGTACGCTGAACCGCAACTTTGCCGTGAATTGCGTCGATGGCGGTTCCGGAGATGACAACCTCACAGCTCAAGCTGAAACAGACTTCAATGGATTCAGCGGTACAGCCATCAACATTCTCAAGGGTGGGTGCGGTAACGATGTCTTGGATGCCTCGGCCAGAGGGGTGTCCAATGCCACCGAGCTGGTGTCGAATTCCCTTCAGGGCGGCCGAGGCAATGACGTGCTGCACGCTTTCAATCAGACAGATTCCAACTCGCGGGCACCCGTCGGAATCAACAGGCTTTGGGGCAATGAGGGTGATGACGTCCTGGCGGCAACCCATTCCACCGATGGCGAGAACACTATCACGGATGTCACCAACCGCCTGGATGGCGGCAAAGGCGACGACAGGCTCACAGCGGATTCCACTGCGCTTGGCGGTCTTGTGTCGGCCCTAAACCAGTTGAAGGGAGGCGCCGGAAACGACATCCTGTCGGCGAACCTTGAGGCCGACGCGCATGGCGGGCCGAGTCTGCCCGACCTTAATTTGTACGACGTTGCGAATGCCCTGAACGGAGGAGCCGGCCGCGATCATCTCGAGGCCTTTCTCTCGGTAACAGCCGCGGCCTTTGTGACAGATGATTCCCGGGCGGAGAACCGGCTGAACGGCGGCTGCGGCAATGACACGCTTTCGGCGACAGTTGCGACCGGCTCGGTTGGAGCGAGCTTTCTGAAGGGCGACTCGGGGAATGATCAGCTCACCGTATTCGGCGGTTCGGGAAATGTCCTCAATGGGGGAAATGGAAAGGATACGCTGACTGGCGGCATCGGGGACGACCACCTGATTGGGGGAAACGGTGCCGACAGGTTCGTGTTCGCTCCTCAGAACGGGCACGACACGCTCGATTTCGAGGTAGATCGGGACACAATCGACCTGACCGCCTTTGCCGCAAATGGCATCCACGGTTTCGCCGACTTGAACATCGAGGTGACCGGCGGCAGCAGCATCGTTCATTTTGATCTCAATAACGATCTCACGGTCGTCGGTGTGGCGAACTTGAGCGCAAGCGATTTCCTGTTCGCGTGA
- a CDS encoding Ig-like domain-containing protein, with protein MARDSKRLILIAAAMLAATGLAALALRDHRSPSVSWVAPSPDAVDVDLGAVIMVTFSEDIDPASIGANSFRLSAAGVPVDAGVLYDRWTRSVVLAPATPLTSATTYTVSIAPGARDRAGNALATGHSWSFTTRRDLEHGFGGPVLIVTSGTLPFSKYYSEILRAEGIGSFESVDLSHVTAELLDRFNLALLGEMPLSEAQAEMFSRWVDTGGDLIAMRPDKKLAGLLGLEDQAASLNEGYLLIDTATAPGHGIAGETIQYHGAADLYALAEGTTEIARLYSNSSNATPNPATTVRTVGKAGGQAAAFTYDLARSVIYTRQGNPAWAGDERDGNSVIRTNDLFFGARKGDKQSDWNDFDRIAIPVADEQQRLLVSLMNFMLEGKAPLPRLWYFPKRYKAVLVMAGDDHGTRSGTEDSFDRLKAAEPEGCSIAEWECYRATAWIYTNGGLSPREASAYAAEGFDIGVHVNRGCNNLLPMDFARMFSRDLYEFRIKYSDLPPQAGSRTHCVAWSDWASTPKVEARYGVRMDLSYYYWPPFWIKGRPGFMTGSGLPMRFADVDGSMIDVYQVASHLVNESGMRFPSAIETQLDRALGPQGYYGAFGTHYDFSDGFDRQLSTAAKARGVPLVSVQQLLDWTDGRNNSHFAQIAWSGTALTFEAFADRRTGTMLSGMVPARTDGKEVFAISRDGLPVDYAIETIKGIAYAMFPVETGGYRVTYGRREITHASHAR; from the coding sequence ATGGCGAGAGACAGCAAGCGCCTGATACTGATTGCCGCGGCAATGCTGGCGGCGACGGGTTTAGCTGCGCTCGCCTTGCGGGACCATAGATCTCCGTCTGTGTCCTGGGTTGCACCCTCGCCGGACGCAGTGGATGTAGATCTCGGGGCCGTGATCATGGTGACTTTTAGCGAAGACATCGATCCCGCCTCCATCGGCGCCAACTCGTTCCGGCTCTCAGCGGCGGGCGTGCCGGTCGACGCCGGCGTCTTGTACGACAGGTGGACCCGCTCCGTAGTGCTTGCGCCGGCCACGCCACTGACGAGCGCTACGACGTATACGGTCAGCATTGCTCCAGGCGCTCGGGACAGGGCCGGCAACGCGCTGGCGACCGGCCACAGCTGGTCGTTCACGACGCGGCGCGATCTTGAGCACGGTTTTGGCGGGCCTGTCCTGATCGTTACCTCAGGGACTTTGCCCTTCAGCAAATATTACAGCGAGATTCTGCGGGCCGAAGGCATAGGTTCGTTCGAAAGCGTCGACCTTTCGCACGTTACCGCGGAACTGCTCGACCGGTTCAACTTGGCCCTGCTGGGGGAAATGCCGCTGAGCGAGGCGCAAGCGGAGATGTTTTCGAGATGGGTCGACACAGGCGGCGATCTGATCGCCATGCGTCCAGACAAGAAGCTGGCCGGTCTGCTGGGGTTGGAGGACCAAGCCGCATCGCTGAACGAAGGTTATCTGCTGATCGACACGGCAACCGCTCCTGGACACGGCATTGCCGGCGAGACAATCCAGTATCATGGCGCGGCCGATCTATACGCGTTGGCAGAAGGCACGACCGAAATCGCCCGGCTCTACAGCAACTCTTCGAACGCCACGCCGAACCCGGCCACCACGGTGCGCACCGTTGGCAAAGCAGGAGGCCAGGCGGCGGCGTTCACCTACGATCTCGCCCGGTCTGTCATCTACACGCGTCAGGGCAATCCTGCTTGGGCCGGCGACGAGCGTGACGGCAATTCCGTCATCCGGACCAACGATCTGTTCTTCGGCGCCAGGAAAGGCGACAAGCAATCCGACTGGAACGATTTCGATCGGATCGCGATCCCAGTGGCTGACGAGCAGCAGCGACTGCTCGTCAGCCTGATGAATTTCATGCTCGAAGGTAAGGCACCGCTGCCGAGACTGTGGTACTTTCCCAAGCGGTATAAGGCAGTCCTGGTGATGGCGGGCGACGATCACGGGACCCGAAGCGGGACCGAGGATTCATTCGATCGGCTCAAGGCCGCCGAGCCCGAGGGGTGCTCGATCGCCGAGTGGGAATGTTACCGCGCCACCGCGTGGATTTACACGAATGGCGGTTTGTCGCCCAGGGAGGCCAGCGCTTACGCCGCAGAGGGTTTTGACATCGGCGTTCATGTCAACAGGGGTTGCAACAATCTACTGCCGATGGACTTCGCGAGGATGTTCAGTCGCGACCTTTACGAATTCCGCATCAAGTATTCTGACTTGCCTCCGCAGGCGGGAAGCCGTACGCATTGTGTCGCGTGGAGCGACTGGGCGTCGACACCGAAAGTGGAGGCGCGTTATGGGGTCCGCATGGACCTTAGCTACTACTATTGGCCGCCCTTCTGGATAAAAGGCCGTCCCGGTTTCATGACCGGCTCCGGTCTGCCGATGCGGTTTGCCGATGTCGATGGGAGCATGATCGACGTCTACCAGGTGGCGTCGCATCTGGTGAACGAGAGCGGAATGCGCTTTCCGTCAGCCATCGAAACCCAACTCGACCGGGCGCTGGGGCCTCAGGGTTATTATGGCGCGTTCGGGACGCACTACGACTTCAGCGACGGTTTCGACAGGCAGTTGTCCACCGCGGCGAAAGCCCGCGGCGTGCCACTAGTCTCGGTGCAGCAATTGCTGGATTGGACCGACGGTCGCAACAACTCGCATTTCGCGCAGATCGCATGGAGCGGCACCGCCCTCACTTTCGAGGCATTCGCCGACAGACGAACCGGAACAATGCTTAGCGGAATGGTCCCGGCGCGAACTGATGGCAAAGAGGTATTCGCAATCAGCCGCGACGGGTTGCCCGTGGACTACGCGATCGAGACCATCAAAGGGATCGCCTACGCCATGTTTCCTGTCGAGACCGGCGGATATCGCGTGACCTATGGCCGGCGCGAAATCACCCATGCAAGTCACGCCCGCTGA